The Microcaecilia unicolor chromosome 6, aMicUni1.1, whole genome shotgun sequence genome includes a window with the following:
- the LOC115472971 gene encoding uncharacterized protein LOC115472971: MNPNTSLRIICKYIFTFVSLVMLVIFSSICRKKELLKFSSAVSVRHLLPPLSSSKVAQMPSCGSHVAASTITPVPNSKDFLIAAYLDLRSSRSVRILGITHRETSEVLLCLFCFSNDNYSIAAEIQVHTDHFNFPYGTTDLMCNLKDQRIPEYVSVYHGVDPRESGPLLQYLKIQNREEQLSDAFPMTFKYEFVVCISTMFGHYNNVLQFVQAIEMYRMLGAQKVVVYKTDCSPLIMKVLSYYQKLDVIEIIPWPITSYLNVSSGWHFPEHPGELHYYGQTATLNDCIYRNMYRTRYVCLNDIDEVIIPVTHQSWHDMMDSLRQQNPEASVFSFDHHIFPTDVSFENQSSESKAWNSVPGVNILQYSYRECHKPEADNPMKMIINPRDLIKTSVHSPLEFSGEHYWVSMNVAMLCHYRKSKEPNLEKEFLVEDKVLWKYKEKLINRVDEVLDEVGLLDRQEQLR, from the coding sequence ATGAATCCCAACACATCACTGCGAATCATTTGCAAATACATTTTTACGTTCGTCTCCCTTGTTATGCTGGTGATTTTCAGTTCtatatgcagaaagaaagagctgCTCAAATTTTCTTCTGCAGTCAGTGTGAGACACCTGCTGCCCCCACTAAGTTCTTCCAAGGTAGCTCAGATGCCAagctgtggaagccatgtggcagCCAGCACCATAACCCCAGTGCCGAACAGCAAAGACTTTTTAATTGCAGCATATTTAGACTTAAGAAGTAGCCGCAGTGTCCGCATTCTTGGAATTACCCATCGGGAGACGTCAGAggtcctcctctgcctctttTGCTTTTCCAATGACAATTACTCTATTGCAGCAGAGATCCAAGTCCACACCGATCATTTTAACTTTCCTTATGGCACTACTGACCTGATGTGTAACCTCAAAGATCAGAGGATCCCAGAATATGTATCAGTTTATCATGGGGTTGATCCCAGAGagtctgggccccttttacaatatTTAAAAATTCAAAACCGAGAGGAACAGCTGTCTGATGCCTTTCCAATGACATTTAAGTATGAGTTTGTTGTTTGCATTTCCACCATGTTTGGCCATTACAATAATGTGCTGCAGTTCGTTCAAGCCATAGAAATGTACAGGATGCTTGGAGCCCAAAAAGTGGTTGTGTACAAGACAGATTGCAGTCCACTGATCATGAAGGTCCTGTCATACTATCAGAAGCTGGATGTCATAGAGATTATTCCATGGCCCATCACTTCATATCTGAATGTTTCCTCAGGTTGGCACTTTCCCGAGCACCCTGGAGAGCTTCACTATTATGGTCAAACTGCCACATTAAATGATTGCATTTATCGCAACATGTATAGAACCAGATATGTCTGCCTGAATGATATTGATGAAGTAATTATTCCTGTGACCCACCAAAGTTGGCATGACATGATGGACTCCCTGAGGCAGCAGAACCCAGAGGCCAGCGTTTTCAGCTTTGACCACCATATTTTCCCAACAGATGTGAGCTTTGAAAATCAGTCTTCCGAATCCAAAGCATGGAACTCTGTCCCTGGTGTGAATATCTTGCAGTATAGCTATCGAGAATGCCATAAACCTGAAGCTGACAACCCTATGAAAATGATCATAAATCCTAGAGATCTGATAAAGACATCTGTTCATTCACCCCTGGAATTTTCTGGGGAACACTATTGGGTGTCCATGAATGTTGCCATGTTGTGCCATTACAGGAAATCAAAAGAACCAAACCTGGAGAAAGAATTTCTTGTAGAGGACAAGGTGCTCTGGAAATATAAAGAGAAATTAATCAATAGAGTAGATGAGGTCCTAGATGAAGTTGGGCTTTTAGACAGACAAGAACAGCTGAGATAG